The Eubacteriaceae bacterium Marseille-Q4139 genome has a window encoding:
- a CDS encoding GntR family transcriptional regulator, with translation MNQFEINMDEYLPLRDVVFKTLRQAILKGELAPGERLMEIQLAERLGVSRTPIREAIRKLELEGLVLMIPRKGAEVAKISEQNLRDVLEVRRSLEELAIDLACQRMEPEELSELKKTQEEFAAAISEGDAMRIAQTDERYHDIIYNSTKNQKLVQILNNLREQMYRYRLEYIKDEDKRQILLVEHDHLIRALEKRHVDEARRAAREHIDNQEITILKNLKEQEHDVQGKVSGRKHKV, from the coding sequence ATGAATCAGTTTGAGATCAACATGGATGAATATCTGCCGCTCCGCGATGTGGTTTTTAAGACACTGAGGCAGGCAATTTTAAAGGGGGAGCTGGCTCCGGGGGAGCGTTTGATGGAGATCCAGCTTGCGGAACGTCTCGGCGTGAGCCGGACGCCGATCCGCGAGGCCATAAGAAAGCTGGAGTTAGAGGGGCTTGTTCTGATGATCCCGCGAAAAGGGGCCGAGGTGGCGAAGATTTCCGAACAGAACCTTCGGGATGTACTGGAGGTTCGCCGTTCCTTAGAGGAGCTTGCCATCGACCTGGCGTGCCAGCGGATGGAGCCGGAGGAGCTTTCGGAGTTAAAAAAGACCCAGGAGGAGTTTGCCGCGGCCATTTCAGAGGGCGATGCCATGCGGATTGCCCAGACAGACGAGCGGTACCATGACATCATCTACAACAGCACGAAAAACCAGAAGCTCGTGCAGATTTTGAATAACCTGCGGGAACAGATGTACCGCTACCGCCTGGAATATATCAAGGATGAGGACAAGCGGCAGATTCTGCTGGTGGAACATGACCACCTTATCCGGGCGCTGGAGAAGCGCCATGTGGATGAGGCCAGGAGAGCCGCACGGGAACACATCGACAATCAGGAAATCACGATTCTCAAGAATCTGAAGGAGCAGGAACATGACGTTCAGGGAAAAGTATCTGGCAGGAAGCATAAAGTTTGA
- a CDS encoding 4-(cytidine 5'-diphospho)-2-C-methyl-D-erythritol kinase, translating to MAERLELKAYGKINLGLDVVRKREDGYHEVRMIMQTVGVHDTIRMETGGQGLSVETNLPYVPNGEGNLAFRAAKLLMDEFGIRDGLKIQIRKVIPVAAGMAGGSTDAAAVLIGVNRLFGLGLTKRELMERGVKLGADVPYCIMRGTALSEGIGEILTPLPPMPQCSVVLAKPQIGVSTKAVYGKLRANELRPEEHPDIDGMVSAIKKGDLDGVIARLGNVLESVTAPEHPEIGRIEDIMRRNGADGVLMSGSGPTVFGLFKDRTAAEQAAGALKQAEGGKLSKQVYVTGFFNRRNGKQKGSDKG from the coding sequence ATGGCGGAACGTCTGGAACTGAAAGCATATGGAAAAATCAATCTTGGACTGGATGTGGTGAGGAAACGCGAGGATGGGTACCATGAGGTACGCATGATTATGCAGACCGTCGGAGTCCATGATACCATACGGATGGAAACCGGCGGGCAGGGGCTCTCGGTGGAGACAAACCTCCCCTATGTGCCGAACGGCGAGGGGAACCTGGCGTTCCGGGCGGCGAAGCTTTTGATGGATGAATTCGGGATCCGTGACGGGCTGAAAATCCAGATCCGAAAAGTGATCCCGGTGGCAGCCGGGATGGCCGGCGGAAGCACGGATGCGGCGGCTGTCTTAATCGGCGTGAACCGCCTGTTCGGGCTAGGGCTCACAAAGCGGGAGCTTATGGAGCGCGGAGTAAAGCTTGGGGCGGACGTGCCCTACTGTATTATGCGCGGAACGGCCCTTTCGGAGGGCATCGGAGAGATATTGACGCCGCTTCCGCCCATGCCCCAGTGCAGCGTCGTGCTGGCAAAGCCGCAGATCGGCGTGTCGACGAAGGCCGTCTACGGGAAGCTAAGGGCCAATGAGCTGCGTCCCGAAGAGCATCCGGACATCGACGGCATGGTAAGTGCCATTAAAAAAGGCGATCTGGACGGCGTAATCGCAAGGCTGGGAAATGTCCTGGAGAGCGTGACGGCGCCGGAACACCCGGAAATCGGACGGATTGAGGACATCATGCGAAGAAACGGCGCCGACGGCGTGCTGATGAGCGGCAGCGGCCCTACTGTGTTCGGGCTTTTTAAGGACAGGACGGCGGCGGAACAGGCTGCCGGAGCATTAAAGCAGGCGGAGGGCGGCAAGCTTTCCAAGCAGGTGTATGTGACGGGATTTTTTAACAGAAGGAACGGAAAACAAAAGGGGAGTGACAAAGGATGA
- a CDS encoding GNAT family N-acetyltransferase, with product MQEIRTAKVNNRDVPILISDEKEALLAAKAAGRAIVGLWDSGHPEKDLSPAVYLVEKPEDADEEFLERVARRHLGLPWKICETKRTIVRELRGEDFMELWDNQVGLSFSSPEELEVYTKNQYAFYGFGFWGIVEKKSGELIGVAGLRVPEEADGKMVYGISWEDAPPDSAELELGYHIFVPFRRKGFAKEVCNAILSYAKEDLFADHVTARIAKDNLASESVAASLGMKREN from the coding sequence ATGCAGGAGATCAGAACCGCAAAAGTAAATAACAGGGACGTTCCCATTTTGATTTCCGATGAAAAAGAGGCTCTTCTGGCTGCGAAAGCGGCCGGGAGAGCCATTGTTGGCTTGTGGGACTCCGGTCATCCGGAAAAAGACCTCTCGCCGGCCGTCTATCTGGTAGAGAAGCCGGAGGACGCCGACGAAGAATTTTTAGAGCGTGTGGCGAGGCGCCATCTGGGGCTCCCATGGAAAATCTGCGAGACCAAACGGACGATTGTCAGAGAGCTTCGCGGCGAGGATTTTATGGAGCTTTGGGACAATCAGGTGGGGCTCTCGTTTTCTTCGCCGGAGGAACTGGAAGTTTACACAAAGAATCAGTATGCTTTTTACGGCTTTGGATTCTGGGGGATCGTGGAAAAGAAAAGCGGCGAGCTCATCGGCGTCGCGGGGCTTCGGGTTCCGGAGGAAGCAGACGGGAAGATGGTTTATGGGATTTCCTGGGAAGATGCGCCGCCTGATTCGGCCGAGCTGGAGCTTGGCTATCATATTTTTGTGCCGTTTCGCCGGAAAGGCTTTGCAAAAGAGGTGTGCAATGCCATTCTTTCCTATGCAAAAGAAGATCTTTTCGCAGACCATGTCACGGCGAGGATCGCAAAAGACAATCTTGCGTCGGAATCTGTCGCCGCGTCCCTGGGAATGAAACGAGAAAACTGA
- a CDS encoding peptidylprolyl isomerase, whose translation MQNPVITIEMENGDVMKAELYPEVAPNTVNNFLSLVNKGFYDGLIFHRVIRGFMIQGGCPQGTGMGGPGYSIKGEFSHNGFQNDLAHTEGVLSMARAMNPNSAGSQFFIMHKTSPHLDGEYAAFGQVIEGMDVVNRIAEVRTDYSDRPMKEQKIKKITAETFGVSYPEPEKC comes from the coding sequence ATGCAGAATCCAGTTATCACCATCGAGATGGAAAACGGCGATGTGATGAAGGCGGAGCTTTACCCGGAGGTGGCTCCCAATACGGTAAATAACTTTTTAAGCCTGGTAAACAAGGGCTTTTACGACGGACTGATTTTCCACCGCGTCATCCGCGGTTTCATGATCCAGGGTGGCTGCCCGCAGGGAACCGGCATGGGCGGCCCGGGTTACAGTATCAAGGGCGAGTTCTCCCACAACGGTTTCCAGAATGATCTGGCCCACACGGAGGGCGTGCTTTCCATGGCCCGTGCCATGAACCCCAACTCCGCAGGCTCCCAGTTCTTCATCATGCACAAGACTTCCCCGCACCTTGACGGCGAGTACGCCGCCTTCGGGCAGGTGATTGAGGGAATGGACGTGGTGAACCGCATCGCCGAAGTGCGGACGGATTACAGCGACCGTCCCATGAAGGAGCAGAAGATTAAGAAGATCACCGCAGAGACCTTCGGCGTTTCCTATCCGGAACCGGAGAAGTGCTAA
- a CDS encoding SIMPL domain-containing protein, producing MKRSHLIIILGTIAAGAVFLSACASQASASLPEVIKVQNVGENGEGTLNVVSRETVKVVPDMAKIVYGITTENEDAAVCQQENTEKLNAVIEYLKGLGYDEGSIQTSDFSLNPRYDWSGNTQKLVGYEMTTRLTLTNVPVDDLGSLISDTVGTGANEIYYVSYFSSKYDECYQEALKMAVESARAKAETLAAAGGQKLGAIVSMQEYSDSQSGRYIASGINLESGAGAVAETAAATMDMAVMPGEMEVSAQVSVDFALAGE from the coding sequence ATGAAAAGAAGCCATTTGATTATCATTCTTGGAACCATTGCGGCCGGCGCAGTCTTTCTGTCGGCCTGTGCGAGCCAGGCTTCCGCGAGCCTTCCGGAGGTCATTAAGGTTCAGAACGTAGGAGAAAACGGAGAAGGCACGTTAAACGTCGTAAGCCGCGAAACCGTAAAAGTGGTGCCGGACATGGCAAAAATCGTCTACGGGATCACGACGGAAAATGAAGATGCGGCCGTATGCCAGCAGGAGAACACGGAAAAATTAAATGCAGTTATCGAGTATTTAAAGGGACTTGGGTACGACGAAGGTTCGATCCAGACGTCTGATTTTTCCCTGAACCCGCGCTATGACTGGAGCGGGAATACCCAGAAGCTTGTGGGATATGAGATGACGACCAGGCTGACGCTCACGAATGTGCCGGTGGATGATCTGGGCAGTCTGATTTCCGATACGGTGGGGACGGGCGCCAACGAGATCTATTACGTTTCCTATTTTTCCAGCAAGTACGATGAGTGCTATCAGGAGGCGTTAAAAATGGCAGTGGAGAGCGCCCGCGCAAAGGCGGAGACATTGGCCGCGGCCGGTGGGCAGAAGCTCGGCGCCATCGTGAGCATGCAGGAGTACAGCGACAGCCAGTCGGGAAGATACATCGCTTCCGGCATAAACTTAGAATCCGGCGCAGGCGCCGTGGCGGAAACTGCGGCAGCGACCATGGACATGGCCGTGATGCCCGGGGAGATGGAAGTGAGCGCGCAGGTGAGCGTGGATTTTGCGCTGGCGGGGGAGTAA
- a CDS encoding ribokinase, with translation MKVLCFGSLNIDFTYRVRHFVKKGETLAADSLRIYSGGKGMNQSIALARAGASVWHAGAVGEDGLFLIKELKAAGVRTELIEIREEERTGNAIIQNDAAGDNCILLYGGANRTITREQADRALSGFGPGDFLVLQNEVNGLPYIMERAKEKGMQIAFNPSPMDEAVFACPLEAVGTFLLNEVEAAQLTGSTGGMEPEAMLAALFEKFPDAAVVLTLGEKGAYYQKGGTCMFQPAFPVKAVDTTAAGDTFTGYLIAGLSKGMPVKEAMSLAAKAASIAVTRPGAGPSIPKLEEI, from the coding sequence ATGAAGGTACTTTGTTTTGGTTCCCTGAACATTGATTTTACATACCGTGTCCGCCATTTCGTGAAGAAAGGCGAGACGCTTGCGGCCGATTCCCTGCGAATTTACAGCGGCGGAAAAGGCATGAACCAGTCCATTGCGCTGGCGCGGGCCGGGGCGTCTGTCTGGCACGCCGGAGCTGTCGGGGAGGACGGGCTGTTCCTCATAAAAGAACTGAAGGCAGCCGGTGTCCGGACGGAGCTTATTGAAATCCGAGAGGAGGAGCGGACGGGAAACGCGATTATCCAGAATGATGCGGCCGGCGACAACTGTATCCTGCTTTACGGCGGCGCCAACCGGACGATTACGAGGGAACAGGCAGACCGGGCCCTTTCCGGTTTTGGCCCCGGCGATTTCCTCGTCCTTCAGAATGAGGTGAACGGGCTTCCCTATATTATGGAGCGGGCGAAAGAAAAGGGGATGCAGATTGCCTTCAACCCGTCGCCCATGGACGAGGCTGTTTTTGCCTGTCCTCTTGAGGCTGTGGGGACGTTCCTTTTAAATGAGGTGGAGGCGGCACAGCTTACGGGAAGTACGGGCGGCATGGAGCCGGAAGCCATGCTTGCGGCGCTTTTTGAAAAATTTCCCGATGCCGCCGTGGTGTTGACTTTGGGTGAAAAGGGCGCTTATTATCAAAAGGGCGGAACATGCATGTTCCAGCCGGCCTTTCCGGTGAAAGCCGTGGACACGACGGCGGCCGGAGACACGTTCACGGGCTACCTGATTGCAGGGCTTTCCAAAGGTATGCCGGTAAAAGAGGCCATGTCCCTGGCGGCAAAGGCAGCATCCATCGCCGTGACCCGTCCCGGCGCCGGGCCGTCAATCCCGAAACTGGAAGAAATTTAA
- a CDS encoding DUF3990 domain-containing protein, with protein sequence MFLYHGSYCEVAVPDISKCAAHKDFGKGFYLTTSKEQAEKFIGTALKKAKSQGIISEEQEYGVVSTYCFTPTKKLNLHIFTEADTEWLHCVVAHRKEGTFPEVRQQINQYDIVAGKIADDATNFTIVAYLSGVYGSIGSEEADRFCISRLLPERLKDQFCFRTERAISCLNYVGSERIWRK encoded by the coding sequence ATGTTTCTTTATCACGGCAGTTATTGTGAAGTGGCAGTCCCTGATATTTCAAAATGCGCCGCTCACAAAGATTTTGGAAAAGGATTTTATCTGACGACATCAAAAGAACAGGCAGAAAAATTCATTGGAACAGCCCTCAAGAAAGCAAAAAGTCAGGGAATTATTTCTGAGGAACAGGAGTACGGCGTTGTGTCAACTTACTGTTTTACTCCAACAAAAAAGCTAAATTTGCACATCTTCACAGAAGCAGATACAGAATGGCTGCACTGTGTAGTGGCTCACAGAAAAGAAGGAACGTTCCCAGAAGTAAGACAACAGATAAATCAGTATGATATTGTTGCGGGGAAAATAGCGGATGATGCAACGAATTTTACGATTGTCGCCTATCTGTCAGGAGTATATGGAAGTATTGGTAGTGAAGAAGCAGACAGGTTTTGTATCAGCAGACTTTTGCCAGAACGGTTGAAAGATCAATTTTGTTTCCGGACAGAACGCGCAATTAGTTGTCTGAACTATGTGGGGAGCGAAAGAATATGGAGAAAATGA
- a CDS encoding DUF3791 domain-containing protein produces MSEKTQIIFMQARIIRLAAKKWNTDIQKANELLNKYGLLELIEACFETFHTESDQAVFCDLEEILKSKGVDIVAALGE; encoded by the coding sequence ATGAGCGAGAAAACGCAGATCATATTTATGCAGGCGAGGATCATTCGCCTGGCTGCGAAAAAATGGAATACAGATATCCAAAAAGCCAATGAGCTCCTAAACAAATACGGCCTTCTGGAACTGATTGAAGCATGTTTTGAAACATTCCATACGGAGAGTGACCAGGCAGTATTTTGCGATTTGGAAGAAATACTGAAAAGCAAGGGGGTAGATATTGTTGCTGCGCTTGGGGAATGA